The Nicotiana tabacum cultivar K326 chromosome 5, ASM71507v2, whole genome shotgun sequence sequence cttggccactgggagagctctcattgattgtgagactggggagctcaagatgaggctaaacgatgaggagataacattcaatgtgcagaaatctatgaagCGACTaagtgaattcgccaattgttctcttattgatgTCGTGAATGTAATCGTAGAAACAAATGATGAGATATTGACTATTGAGGACCCTCTTGCTGCATATATGGTAAATGTAGATGAGGTGAATGGGGAAGAATTGGCTGAATGGGTGCTGGCTTTAAAGGGCAGGGCGttttgtgatagaacacttgaaTTCGAGCCCCTGCATTTAGAAAACAGAGAAACTCCTTCAACCAAGCCATccatagaagaaccaccaaagctggagttgaagccactgtccgcccatctcaggtatgagttcctaGGACCTAACGCCGCACtacatgttattatctcatctagtttgttagatgtgcaggcacaacaacttttGTAGGTACTCAAGGAGTGGAAGACTGCCATTgagtggaccatggcagacattaaGGGGATCAACCCGACatattgtatgcataaaattctgctggaagaggaacacaaaccttccagggagcaccaaagaaggctgaaccccaacatgaaggaagtggtgaagaaagaagtgattaagtggttggatacgggaatcattttcccaatctctgacagcaaCTAGGTTAGCCCAGTGCAATGTGTTCCTAAGAAGGGTGGCATAACGGTGGTcaaaaatgataacaatgagctgatctctacaagaaccgtcacaggttggagaatttgcatggactaCAGGAAATTAAATctggccacccggaaagaccacttcccacttctcTTCATTTATTAGATGCTTGACAGACTGGTAGGGAGGTCCCACTTctattttctggatgggtactcagggtacaatcaaatctccattgcaccagaggatagagaaaaaacctccttcacatgcccatatggcatttatgcttttcggaggatgccctttggcctatgcaatgcacccgccacattccaaaggtgcatgatggccatattcactgacatggtcgaagacataatggaggtattcatggatgatttctcagtggtgggaaaTTCATTCGACGAGTGCCTTATAAATCTGACCCGAGTGTTGAAAAGATGTATTGAGACTAACCTGGTACTTAATTaggagaagtgccattttatggtacaagaggGCATAGTCTTGGGACACCGGGTATCAAGCAAGGGAATCGAGGTGGATCGTGCTAAAGTTGACGTGATAGCAAAGCTGCCACCCCCTACTTCAGTCAAGGCAATCAGGAGCTTCCTCGGGTATGCCAGTTTCTATCGGagattcataaaagacttctaaaaaattgtcaaccctctctgtaagttgttagaaaaagatcacccttttttattttctgatgattgcagggtagcattcgaggagttgaaaaagaggctagtcacaacacccatcattgttgcccccgactgggagcaaccattcgaactcatATGTGACGCCAGTGATTATACAGTAGGGACAGTGCTGGGACAATGGAAACACAAGCTAATGCACCCAATCTACTATTCAAGTAGAACATTGAGTGGAGCCCAGCTGAACTACACTGAGACTGAAAAGGAGATGTTGGTTGTAGTGTTTGCATTCGACAAATTTAGATCATACCTGATTagctctaaggtaattgtatatactgatcatgcaactctcaggtacttgattgagaaggAGTCCAAATCGCGCCTGATTTGTTAGGTGCTGTTACTGtaagagtttgaccttgagattcgtgaccgtaagggcacaGAAAACCAAGTCGATGATCATCTATCACAACTTGAAGGAGCTGAAAACTTAGTTGAGGTGGaggatattctggaaacctttccaaACGAGCATCTACTCGCTACAAGCCTTGAGGAaatgccatggtatgcagactttgcaaattacctggcaaGCGGTATAGTTCCTTATGACCTTTCCTCTATGCAAAAGAAAAGTTTTATCGTGACTGCCGCATGTATTACTGGGATGAACCTTATCTATTTAGaatatgtgttgacaatatgatccggaggtgtgtccccaagatagaacaatcttctgttttgcaggcatgtcatgcaTCGGCATAGGGCATTTTGGAGGAATCAGGACGACAACAAAAGTACTAGAAGCCGTGTTCTATTGGCCAACAGTGTTTAAGGACACATATAAATGGGTGAAGGGCTGTGATGAATGTCAGCGAACCGGGAACATTTCccgtcgccatgagatgcccatgaactcGATTCAAGAGGTTGAAGTGTTGATGTATGGGGGATAGACTTCATGGGACCCTTTGTCAGCTCCTTTGGAAATAAGTACATATTTGTTGCTGtagattacgtgtccaaatgggtcgAAGTTGCAGCACTACCCACcaatgatgcaagagtggtggtggggtTTCTGAAGAATAATATATGCACCCGTTTTGGGATCCTGAGAGCTATTATTagtgacggaggcactcacttctgcaatCCAGCCTTTGAGAAATTGCTAGCAAAGTACGATGTGCGCCATAAGATGGCAAACCCATATCGTCCTCAGACAAGTAGACAGGTCGAAGTGTCTAATAGACAGATAAAGAGTGTGCTAACCAAGACTATGAATTCCATAAGAACTGATTGGACgaaaaagctagatgatgcactctggacCTATAGAACTACTTtcaaaacaccaattggtatgtcaccatacaagttggtgtttgggaaggcctgTCACTTGCCAGTGGAACTAGAACATAGAGCTTGGTGGGTAATAAAACAGCTGAATCTAGACATTGAAGTTGCGGGAACAACTAGAGTTACAGAATTGCATGAGCTTGACGAGTTCCGATATCTTGCATTCGAGAGCACGAGGTTGTATAAGGAGAGAATGAAGCAGTTACATGACAAGAACATTGTTGAGAGAAATTTCAAGCTCGGAGATATGGTGTTGCTTTATAACTCAAGATTAAGGCTATTTCCGGGTAAACTCAGGTCACGATGGTCTAGACCATTTTGAGTGGTCGAAGTATTCCCTTCAGGTGTCGTAGAGATTGCCTTAGAGAAATACTCAcatacatttagagtcaatgggcagagaTTGAAACTATATGTAGGCATGAATGAACCAAAGGAAGTGTCTGAGATGCACttgactgaacctcagaggtcgagcgagccttaaatgcgctcaTCTGCGtcatgtcgcgacgttaaatcatacgcttattgggaggcaacccaattgtTAACCTTACTAACCCATAATTGTAGTTTAGTATTATTAGCATTTAGGAGTTACGAGACTTGATTGGGCAGGTACAAGCATGAATTGGACataaaataagtacataatagagtCAGGGTGCAACCCGGAAGATAGATGTCGAAAATAAATCGAACTCTGTGAAACATGGCCTACTACGCCGCATGGGGCGCCGAGCCAAACGAGTTTGAGAGACAAAAGTTGAGGGCCTCTGATAATTTACACTACCGCGCTGCATGGGGCACCGCACCCTGCGACGCAACAGTacaattgtattttttttaaaaaaaattctagcTTTTTTTAAAACACTCGTTCAATGCACCCCCCTCAATcgctttttctcttttctctgttCTTCACCAAATAAACGCCCCAACCCTTCCCCCAAATCCCCCATTCTCTTTTCTTCTCCAATTCCTCTCCCACACACACCTTCCATCCCTTCCATTCATCCTCAAGGTAAGTTCTCTacattcttctcttttctttcagtAATTTAGTATAATGAGTAGAATAGTTTAATTTGAGCTAAACCCTAGGTAGTGTAGTGGTGCTAATTTTTTCAATTTAATTGCTTATTTTGGCTATGATTGATGCTTAACTTGTTGGGTTTCCCTTGTGCTTATACTTGTGGAAGATTTTTAGTATGTCTTGATACTTATAAATTTTTTTATGGTGAAGTTGTGTGGAGGTGTCTTAAAGGCCGAAAATTAGTGGGTTTTTTGTGCAAATTTGGAGCACTTTGTGCCCCTTGTTACATGGTGGTGGTAGTAGGATGGTTGATTGGTATGGTTGTATAGTACTCTTGGAAGAATTAAAGTTGAAATTATGAGGTAACTTTGGTGAATGCCATGTGTTTGATTAAATGCCTCAATGACATAGAAAGTGGCATTGTAGCTTAGTAGAAAATAATTGCTATGAGAAAATGTGGTGCTAGGTGCTAATTGGAATATTCGATTCATGCTTTGTGCTTGTGTAGTGTTGTGTTGTATTTTGAGAAGTTTGTTAGTAGTGCATTAGTataacttcttttatttctcttcatAGTTACTAGATTAGCTTCTTAATTTTGTATGTTAAACTAGTATAGTCCGTGATTTTGTAGTTGTACTATTATGTTGGTGGTTGGGGGGATTTTTGGTTGCTTGTGGCGCACTTCCATCGGGGTAGTCTGAGTCCCTGATATACATTTTACTTGTGAACATGCCAAtaaaataagtgtggggtggttaccCTATTTGGTCTTGTTTTGGGTTTTCGTGTTGTGGCTAATATTGTTCGTCTTGTGCAGGTATAATGTCTCGTCGCCCGAGCAAACTCCCTAACAGTGGTTCTTCTGAGGTTGCTTCTAGTAGCCGTCGTGGTGGGAGATGGGCACTTACCCCCGCCCCAATAGAGGAGGAAGATGAGCGCATTGACCCTGATGCGGATGTGGTGCCAGCATGCAAATATGGTATACGGGTTTTCCCCGCCCATGCTCGACACTGGTTTCAGACATTTGTCCCGTCAGTCAACTCGAATCTTGAGGTTGCTATTGACGACGGGAGGTTGGCCCGTAATATGGTGAAATTTACAACAACATTCGGGCATTGGGTTTCGACAGTCTGTTCCGCCCGGGTGATGCAGTGAATGTGAACCTAGTCAAAGAATTTTATGCTAACTGGCAACCTGAAGCCAGCCTAGATGCGGTTTACGAAGTGTAGGTAAGGGGTAAAGTGATTCCATTCTCCTCCCGGGTGATCAATCAGATTATGAGATTCACAGAGCATTCCCACAAGCTCTTTTAGAGATTTCTCCATCGGCCAGACTATCCGGCTATTCGCCGCCTGTTATGTGGCGCTGACTCTTCTGCCTCATGGacatgatatgcaaatgaattcCATAAGGACATGAAGAAGGCAACATCCCAGCAGCCATCCAGGGTTGTTTTGCGGTTGATTAATGCCACGATCAAGTTGACTCAAAGTGACACTAATGTCCCCCGACTGAAGGTGTGTCTGATCTATGCCCTGTTGACTCGGATACAATTCGACCTTGGTAAAATCATGCTTGAGCATATGGTTAAAATGCGACCATTTGGGGATCGTCGTCTACATTACCCGAGTATGATCACCCGATTGTTGTGAGCATACCTTGTGGAGAAGGAGTACCACTATgacaggactattccattgtattACCCTATTAGGCCCTATGATGTTACGCCGGTGATAGACCCCCTACTACGGCTGTTAATTCGGACCAGAGGATGGTCCATGTTGAGGAGACACTATAGCTAATGTTCGCTGACTTGAGCCTTCGGGCTACTCGAGGGGAGGCCGACTTGGAAGAGTTGCAGCAGGATCACCCCCTTTCTACTATCACTCAGCAGTGGTTGGGGTTGGCGAGAGGAAGACAGCTACCACCCGATGAAGATGTGAACTCCATTCCCTCAAAAGATGAGGAGTATTTGCGCACCTTCGAGGGTGATGATGATTAGGCCTTGTGCCTCAGGGAGTCCCCTTTTCACTCTTGATTTTCCTgtttggcattggggacaatgcaatctcttaagtgtggggtgggtgCTCCTATTTGATTGTATTTgtacttttctttgtttttcatttgCCAGTCGGTATAGTTTGATTTGTTTCTTGCTTTCTTAGACAATTGGTCTGTAAACTATAATTCTAAATTCTATCGGGCCTGTAATAGTTAGTAATTAAGTATGTAGTTCGactcttcccgacgatggatttcgTCGACTGGTTTCTTGAGGGAGATGAGtcgaaagaaagaaagaaagaaaaattcatatatgtgaaaatccaaaaatatgtcttttattttagtttttttaggtagtgtaacaattcccccttgatttttctttgtgtcgcagTTCTTTTTCAAGAGTTTTACTTGAACCATGCATAGTTAAatctttttaatttttaggaATTAAGAATCTTTAGTTAAGAAGTTAAGTTGAAGGATCAATTTCCCTTGATTGTATATGCCTTGAGAGTGGTAAGAGCCTTAGTTGTGacacctaggctcaattcttgaCTCTTAAATAAGTACCCTAAATTGTATGATTAAAACtgtgcttaactgctttaactaAGAGTGTCTTGATTAGTCCAATCCTGAGtaagttatgtgccatgtgtgtgtaaggttttgtgttattctgtgcgttacatttgatgcctagaacttgccctgtgtgtttgcaaagcgaaataataGTTTTGTTCAGTTTTGGAAGTGacataggcatttctttgttgagccatatatacatattttacTCGCCTAATTGtgatgtatcgtagttaacccctttgagcctataatcccgtttctttggcaaccacattacaagccttacccaattgtttaaattgaccatatatttgaaccttttcacctctcatgaacacttgaattgttatgaactttaaaaaagttaaagtgtggggctagttggtttggtttttgagtgaaactaatgaaataaggagaaatgtgcactgATTTGAAAGagcaagagccacttgaattgaaaaagaaaaaaatagttgtattgtatgcaaatattccttgataagtggtggctcttgatgtaattgtgcttaaaaatGTATGGGGtaatatatattgatgtaaaggtggagttttggtttgacataaatggggttttaaatgttaaaatgtatgtattaaatgGCTTAggaaggtgtagtcactcttacctctaaatgtatcctacccgtcccacaacctacattacaaccaattaaagtcttacttgatcttagattgaatgagctcgattagtagagtagtacactacgggcaagcttatggtgcatcttgTGTGGcatgtgaatattatttctgagagtgagtgaattgtTTCTATCCTGAGTTCCTAAgtgttttaaattttattatgtggaactactctcttttgttgtataagg is a genomic window containing:
- the LOC142180964 gene encoding uncharacterized protein LOC142180964; translated protein: MLKQIHVNIPLIDALKEMPGYVKMIRDLMSRKFDFQDLATMTLTQTCSAVVTRPIAEKLSDPGSFTIPCTIGNFAFAKVLCDLGASINLMPLAIYKRSGIGRAKPTSMLLQLADRTVKRPSGILDDVLIQVGKFVFPANFVILDCKKSMKRLSEFANCSLIDVVNVIVETNDEILTIEDPLAAYMVNVDEVNGEELAEWVLALKGRAFCDRTLEFEPLHLENRETPSTKPSIEEPPKLEYSRSGRLPLSGPWQTLRGSTRHIEKCHFMVQEGIVLGHRVSSKGIEVDRAKVDVIAKLPPPTSVKAIRSFLGDYTVGTVLGQWKHKLMHPIYYSSRTLSGAQLNYTETEKEMLVVVFAFDKFRSYLISSKGTENQVDDHLSQLEGAENLVEVEDILETFPNEHLLATSLEEMPWYADFANYLASGMSCIGIGHFGGIRTTTKVLEAVFYWPTVFKDTYKWVKGCDEYYVSKWVEVAALPTNDARVVVGFLKNNICTRFGILRAIISDGGTHFCNPAFEKLLAKYDVRHKMANPYRPQTSRQVEVSNRQIKSVLTKTMNSIRTDWTKKLDDALWTYRTTFKTPIGIMSRRPSKLPNSGSSEVASSSRRGGRWALTPAPIEEEDERIDPDADVVPACKYGIRVFPAHARHWFQTFVPSVNSNLEVAIDDGRLARNMVKFTTTFGHWVSTVCSARVMQ